The Candidatus Nitrosymbiomonas proteolyticus genome has a segment encoding these proteins:
- a CDS encoding pyrimidine reductase, riboflavin biosynthesis — MPLKVRLAFDFVCEWSWIALHQAQRLARTREIEVEWESYELFPDDLPPNEGPHKANKPMRFHLALELAGLERFDDWTPRCHSHNAHEAVAFAKRQGDAPQLIERILRAYWDDRKDISQVAVLAELASGCVSDVGDMVRAIQERRYAEEIVPFDEPAHQRGVFGTPTWFIEGEAYLEETEAVLSRAIDRALKNQGPELAAPYRSLVFASGARGKPVVAINMVATIDGKTVSETRADPVMDLGSKFDQAALRNLHVAADAVIVGAQTLRSTPKAWFEPHLVRVAVTRSGELDFSTRFFTDAPAKAVVATPTSSRSPRPPEPIHTFEAGNEDVDLPALLAYLAKEHGVRSVIVEGGSDLNSSFLRLDLADELFLTVAPKVKLGRDLPTYAGGSPLSRADILRFELVSAIPLNDEVFLRYRRRR, encoded by the coding sequence ATGCCCCTCAAGGTTCGGCTGGCGTTCGACTTCGTTTGCGAATGGAGTTGGATCGCGCTGCATCAGGCCCAGCGACTCGCCCGGACTCGGGAGATTGAAGTTGAGTGGGAAAGCTACGAACTGTTTCCCGACGACTTGCCCCCCAATGAGGGACCCCACAAAGCCAACAAGCCGATGCGATTTCATCTCGCCCTCGAACTTGCCGGATTGGAGCGTTTCGACGACTGGACCCCCAGGTGCCATTCGCACAACGCCCACGAGGCGGTTGCTTTTGCGAAAAGGCAGGGTGACGCGCCTCAGTTGATCGAGCGGATTCTCCGAGCTTACTGGGACGATCGCAAGGACATTTCTCAAGTAGCGGTGCTGGCGGAGTTGGCGTCTGGGTGCGTTTCCGATGTTGGGGACATGGTCCGGGCCATCCAAGAGCGACGGTATGCGGAAGAGATCGTTCCGTTCGACGAGCCCGCGCATCAAAGGGGCGTTTTCGGCACTCCGACGTGGTTCATCGAGGGGGAGGCTTATCTCGAAGAGACTGAAGCCGTCCTCTCTCGCGCCATCGACCGAGCCCTCAAGAACCAGGGGCCCGAACTCGCTGCGCCCTATCGGTCGTTGGTCTTTGCCTCGGGGGCGCGGGGAAAGCCCGTCGTTGCGATCAACATGGTGGCGACCATCGATGGGAAGACCGTATCAGAGACGCGAGCAGACCCCGTGATGGACCTCGGTTCCAAGTTCGATCAAGCGGCTCTGCGGAATCTCCACGTGGCGGCCGACGCCGTCATCGTTGGCGCGCAGACCCTCCGCAGCACCCCCAAAGCCTGGTTCGAACCTCACCTGGTTCGAGTGGCCGTAACTCGGAGCGGCGAGTTGGATTTCTCGACCCGTTTCTTCACGGACGCTCCTGCCAAGGCGGTTGTGGCGACGCCCACCTCCTCCCGTTCGCCTCGGCCCCCTGAGCCGATCCACACCTTCGAGGCCGGGAACGAGGACGTGGACCTGCCCGCGCTCCTGGCCTACCTGGCGAAGGAGCATGGGGTCCGCTCCGTGATCGTGGAAGGCGGAAGCGACCTTAACAGTTCGTTCCTCAGGTTGGACTTGGCAGACGAGCTGTTTCTGACGGTCGCGCCCAAAGTGAAGCTCGGCCGCGACCTCCCCACCTACGCCGGAGGATCGCCGCTCTCTCGGGCCGACATCTTGCGCTTTGAACTGGTCAGCGCGATCCCGCTGAACGACGAGGTCTTTCTGAGGTACCGGCGACGGCGATGA
- a CDS encoding ABC-type transport system (involved in lipoprotein release, permease component) produces MAGVIVLSVLLVGGIVALMNSIPLSIRTTYSYSRHYLAVSPRGDPSMIDVIRDRVTEGSPVPIERVILCRASGSTVRSIVGKWPFVVIGLSRPDMEFLLERSRTTALEGRLPNVGAPEAVISQPVAKNLNLRIGDVLLGPKRDEGYSPKDVRVVGIAHTDDWLMLNDIEYQRENHFPPIDNLLFFAKSEAEQGRLDRWAVAQLKGERAQTFAYFELEKDTDEMFDTLYMILNTVIGLLVIVIAMVMAMLMNIYQSQRMVEFGLLQAIGFTKKRLVRKVIAEAAWVMACGWVLGLLVAGGFLFAIKALIFDPKAYALEPFDLAALLYTLPIPVMILSAAVATVLLRFRGFDPVAVVERRIV; encoded by the coding sequence ATGGCGGGGGTGATCGTGCTGTCGGTTCTGCTCGTCGGCGGGATCGTGGCTCTCATGAACTCGATTCCCCTGTCGATTCGCACCACCTACAGCTACTCAAGGCATTACCTCGCCGTGAGTCCGAGGGGCGATCCTTCGATGATCGACGTCATTCGAGATCGGGTTACGGAAGGTTCGCCGGTCCCCATCGAGCGCGTGATTTTGTGTCGGGCGAGCGGTTCGACGGTTCGCAGCATCGTCGGCAAGTGGCCGTTCGTGGTGATCGGCCTCTCCCGCCCCGATATGGAATTCCTCTTGGAACGCTCCCGAACGACGGCCCTTGAGGGCAGGCTGCCCAACGTCGGAGCTCCGGAAGCTGTCATCAGCCAGCCCGTAGCAAAGAACCTGAACCTGCGCATCGGGGACGTGCTCCTTGGACCCAAGCGCGACGAAGGGTATTCGCCCAAGGACGTTCGGGTCGTGGGGATCGCTCACACCGACGATTGGCTCATGCTGAACGACATTGAGTATCAGCGCGAGAACCACTTTCCGCCTATCGACAACCTCTTGTTCTTTGCCAAGAGCGAGGCCGAGCAGGGTCGGCTCGATCGCTGGGCGGTGGCTCAATTGAAGGGGGAACGAGCGCAGACCTTCGCCTACTTCGAGCTTGAAAAAGACACCGACGAGATGTTCGACACGTTGTACATGATCCTCAACACCGTGATCGGCCTCTTGGTGATCGTGATCGCGATGGTGATGGCGATGCTGATGAACATCTACCAATCGCAGCGGATGGTCGAGTTCGGTCTGCTCCAGGCGATCGGTTTCACGAAGAAGCGGCTCGTCCGCAAGGTGATCGCCGAGGCGGCGTGGGTGATGGCGTGCGGCTGGGTGTTGGGGCTCCTTGTGGCGGGCGGATTCCTCTTTGCCATCAAAGCCCTGATCTTCGACCCGAAGGCGTATGCGCTCGAGCCCTTCGATCTTGCGGCGCTTCTCTACACCTTGCCGATCCCTGTAATGATCCTGAGCGCGGCCGTTGCGACCGTACTGCTGCGGTTCCGAGGCTTCGACCCCGTTGCGGTCGTCGAACGGAGGATCGTATGA
- a CDS encoding ABC transporter ATP-binding protein, whose product MIRADRTSLIYEDHGRKVHACDKIDLEIRQGEFVGILGPSGSGKSSLLYLLSGLKSPTSGNVYWEGSPIHLRSDDERSYLRLREFGFVFQQPYLIGYLTALENVILSDPANWRHGVELLEEVGLSSNAHRRPHELSVGERQRVAVARALFSRPKVVFADEPTAALDHVTGERIVRLLNKRRGEGALVMVTHDPSMLGEADRVLHLVDGRLHENPSSQLPPR is encoded by the coding sequence ATGATCCGGGCAGACCGCACATCTCTGATTTATGAGGATCACGGACGCAAGGTCCATGCCTGCGACAAGATCGACCTTGAGATTCGCCAGGGGGAGTTCGTGGGCATTCTCGGTCCGAGCGGTTCGGGGAAGTCGTCGCTGCTGTATCTCTTGAGCGGCCTCAAGAGCCCGACCTCCGGCAACGTTTATTGGGAAGGGTCGCCGATCCACCTGCGAAGCGACGACGAGCGAAGCTACCTACGGCTACGCGAGTTTGGGTTCGTGTTTCAGCAGCCCTACCTGATCGGTTACTTGACCGCCCTCGAAAACGTCATCCTCAGCGACCCGGCGAACTGGAGGCATGGGGTGGAGTTGCTGGAGGAGGTGGGTCTGTCGTCGAATGCCCATCGGCGTCCCCACGAACTGAGCGTCGGCGAGCGCCAGAGGGTGGCAGTGGCTCGCGCTCTCTTTTCTCGGCCTAAAGTGGTTTTTGCGGACGAGCCAACCGCCGCGCTGGACCACGTCACGGGTGAGCGGATCGTCAGGCTTCTCAACAAGCGGCGCGGAGAGGGCGCGCTGGTGATGGTCACGCACGACCCGTCGATGCTCGGCGAGGCAGACCGAGTCCTGCACCTGGTCGACGGGCGGCTCCACGAGAACCCGAGTTCGCAGTTGCCGCCGCGCTAA
- a CDS encoding DoxX family protein, translated as MDKYAFELAATLIGSFFGVLFLQSGWDKIVDRKGNLAWMVPHFEKSPFRGMVPILLSGLTVLELATGLANTGSAIGVWFGLPSDAPFFALCLAGATLVALFAGQRLAKDYAGAASLAAYFAALLAGLLLLAPQFR; from the coding sequence ATGGACAAGTACGCATTCGAACTGGCCGCCACCCTCATAGGGTCTTTCTTCGGGGTGCTTTTCCTTCAATCGGGCTGGGACAAGATCGTCGATCGCAAAGGCAACCTCGCTTGGATGGTCCCGCACTTCGAAAAGTCGCCGTTTCGGGGGATGGTGCCGATCTTGCTTTCGGGGTTGACCGTGCTGGAACTCGCCACGGGGCTTGCGAACACCGGTAGCGCGATCGGGGTTTGGTTCGGGCTTCCGAGCGATGCTCCGTTCTTTGCGCTGTGCCTGGCGGGAGCGACCTTGGTGGCTCTCTTTGCGGGGCAGCGGCTCGCCAAAGATTACGCTGGCGCAGCGAGTCTCGCCGCCTACTTTGCGGCGTTGCTGGCGGGCCTTCTGCTGCTCGCCCCCCAGTTCCGATAA
- a CDS encoding EAL domain protein: MSAAPQYDSSPDAYLARQPIFDARHRVVAFEILFRRGHVGSAGVVGTEESAQTLINALLEVGLQNLVGERKAFVNVPLELLSDHLLVALPPERVVIEILETTQATPEAIRAVQDLKSEGYMFAVDDYTFQPELQPFVQMADILKFDIQDASLASARRHAGGFKYRGMQLLAEKVETLDEFEQWREIGFDLFQGYFLSKPTLLHSRRTQFNQGAVMQLMSRLQDPDVSLTTLEDIISTDVSLSVGLLRFVHSASVGAPPSLNSIRQAVMILGIKRTAAIVSLLSLSNVSGKAPALIANALQRAKMCELLAKSHRMGNLDQYFTTGLLSLLDCFLGMEMSEIVEQLPLSEGIKSALLGSDDESEIARVLCAATRYERADWEAIEGSEFDPADLSACYVESLQWSDEIAATMNGVS, encoded by the coding sequence GTGAGCGCCGCACCTCAATACGATTCGTCTCCGGACGCTTATTTGGCGCGGCAGCCCATCTTTGACGCGCGCCACCGAGTCGTCGCGTTCGAAATCCTCTTTCGCCGAGGGCACGTCGGGTCCGCCGGAGTCGTCGGAACTGAGGAGTCCGCGCAGACCCTGATCAACGCGCTCCTGGAGGTGGGCCTTCAGAACCTTGTCGGCGAACGCAAGGCTTTCGTCAACGTCCCACTCGAACTTCTCAGCGACCATCTTCTCGTCGCGTTACCGCCCGAAAGGGTGGTGATCGAGATTCTGGAGACGACTCAGGCGACCCCGGAAGCGATCCGAGCCGTTCAAGACCTGAAGTCTGAAGGCTACATGTTTGCGGTGGACGATTACACGTTTCAGCCCGAGCTTCAGCCGTTTGTTCAGATGGCGGACATCCTCAAGTTCGACATTCAAGACGCCTCGCTGGCTTCGGCGCGGCGGCACGCAGGCGGATTCAAGTACCGTGGGATGCAACTCCTCGCCGAGAAGGTGGAGACCCTCGACGAGTTCGAGCAATGGCGAGAAATCGGCTTCGACCTGTTCCAGGGTTACTTTCTCTCGAAGCCGACGCTGCTCCACTCGCGCCGCACCCAGTTCAACCAAGGGGCGGTCATGCAACTCATGTCCCGGCTTCAGGACCCGGATGTGAGCCTGACGACCCTAGAAGACATCATCTCGACGGACGTTTCGCTCAGCGTCGGCCTGCTCAGGTTCGTTCACAGCGCTTCTGTGGGCGCGCCCCCAAGCCTCAATTCGATCCGTCAAGCCGTGATGATCTTAGGGATCAAGCGTACGGCCGCGATCGTCAGCCTTCTCAGTCTTTCGAACGTCTCAGGCAAAGCGCCTGCGCTCATCGCCAACGCCCTCCAACGAGCCAAGATGTGCGAGCTTCTGGCCAAGTCGCATCGCATGGGGAACCTGGACCAGTACTTTACGACCGGTCTACTTTCTCTCCTAGACTGCTTTCTTGGGATGGAGATGAGCGAGATCGTCGAGCAACTGCCGCTCTCCGAAGGGATCAAATCGGCCCTATTAGGGTCAGACGATGAGTCAGAGATCGCCCGCGTCTTGTGCGCCGCGACGCGCTACGAACGCGCGGATTGGGAAGCGATCGAAGGGTCGGAATTCGATCCGGCCGACCTCAGTGCGTGCTACGTCGAGTCGCTGCAATGGTCCGATGAGATCGCCGCCACGATGAACGGAGTCTCATGA
- a CDS encoding N-acetylglutamate kinase, with product MTEYETRAETLIQALPYIQAFSGKTVVVKYGGAAMTDEALKREVMRDLVLMRAVGIRPVLVHGGGPEVDKLMRRVGKEPEKVHGMRVTDSDTMDLVEMVLSGSVNKALVAGVQLAGGRAVGLSGKDGGLFLAQPLPVEGVDLGFVGQIIEVRPELLSTLTDSGYIPVLCSIAVDREGQGYNVNADLAAGAVAGALQAEKLIILTDVEGVLSRYPDPASLLSQMSPSEAGDLLSGGTVEKGMIPKVQACLTALEGGAHSAHIIDGRRRHSLLIEVFTDAGIGTMIS from the coding sequence ATGACCGAATACGAAACCCGCGCAGAAACGCTCATTCAGGCCTTGCCCTACATTCAGGCCTTCTCGGGAAAAACCGTCGTCGTCAAATACGGCGGCGCGGCGATGACGGACGAGGCGCTCAAGCGCGAGGTCATGCGCGACCTCGTTCTGATGCGCGCCGTCGGCATTCGTCCGGTCTTGGTTCATGGCGGAGGGCCCGAGGTCGACAAGCTGATGCGGCGGGTCGGCAAGGAGCCCGAGAAGGTCCACGGCATGAGGGTGACCGATTCCGACACGATGGACCTCGTGGAGATGGTGCTTTCGGGGTCCGTGAACAAGGCGCTGGTGGCGGGGGTGCAACTCGCCGGAGGAAGAGCGGTCGGGCTCTCCGGCAAGGACGGAGGGCTCTTTTTGGCGCAACCCCTCCCCGTCGAGGGTGTGGACCTTGGATTCGTCGGGCAGATCATCGAAGTCCGGCCCGAACTGCTCTCGACTTTGACGGACTCGGGCTACATCCCGGTGCTTTGCTCGATCGCGGTCGATCGCGAGGGGCAAGGATACAACGTCAACGCCGACCTTGCCGCGGGCGCCGTCGCCGGAGCGCTCCAAGCCGAAAAGCTCATCATCCTCACCGACGTCGAAGGGGTGCTGTCGCGCTACCCTGACCCCGCCTCGCTCCTCTCTCAAATGAGCCCTTCGGAGGCTGGCGATCTCCTGAGCGGTGGGACGGTCGAAAAGGGGATGATCCCGAAAGTCCAAGCCTGTTTGACGGCACTCGAAGGCGGCGCGCACAGCGCCCATATCATCGACGGCCGACGCCGGCACTCGCTCCTGATCGAAGTCTTCACGGACGCCGGGATCGGCACCATGATCTCATGA
- a CDS encoding arginine biosynthesis bifunctional protein ArgJ codes for MAVTILPVEGGVCAPSGFRAAAARAGIRASDKDDLALIVSNLPCTFGAMGTQNLVRAWCVDWCLGIRPEAGPRAIVCNAGNANACNGPEGKDANLAMARRVAEALGLDSPNEVFVASTGVIGKQFPLALAEPGIEIAARALEASPEASERAANAILTTDLVPKSFAVEVVGRGAGFRVGGIAKGSGMIAPNMATMLAFVTTDARVETPRLQEVWRRVVDRTFHCVTVDGDTSTNDLALVLANGASGVAPDSDETLERALEVVCCELAKKIAADGEGATKLVTIRVTGAQGPARTIAKTIAESPLVKTALFGNDPNWGRILAAAGRSGEPIDANKASVWIGPHLLFAQGVPVPFDKDAVSESMKAKEVEVSLDLGNPAGHAATVWTCDFSYDYVRINAEYTT; via the coding sequence ATGGCCGTGACGATTCTTCCCGTCGAAGGCGGAGTGTGCGCTCCGAGTGGCTTCCGAGCCGCGGCGGCGAGAGCGGGGATACGCGCTTCCGACAAGGACGACCTCGCGCTGATCGTCTCGAACCTGCCCTGTACCTTCGGCGCGATGGGGACTCAGAACCTAGTGCGGGCGTGGTGCGTCGACTGGTGCCTTGGCATACGCCCGGAGGCGGGGCCCAGGGCCATCGTCTGCAACGCGGGCAACGCGAACGCATGCAACGGCCCGGAGGGCAAGGATGCGAATTTGGCGATGGCCCGAAGGGTGGCGGAGGCTCTCGGATTGGACTCCCCGAACGAGGTCTTCGTGGCGAGTACGGGTGTGATCGGCAAGCAGTTTCCTCTTGCGCTTGCGGAACCCGGCATCGAGATCGCGGCACGAGCCCTCGAAGCCAGCCCAGAGGCGAGCGAACGCGCTGCCAACGCGATCCTGACGACGGACCTCGTCCCCAAGTCCTTTGCCGTCGAGGTTGTGGGGCGCGGCGCGGGGTTTCGCGTCGGAGGGATCGCTAAAGGTAGCGGAATGATCGCCCCCAATATGGCGACCATGCTCGCGTTCGTCACCACCGACGCGCGAGTCGAAACTCCCCGCCTGCAAGAAGTCTGGCGCAGGGTGGTCGATCGCACGTTCCACTGCGTAACCGTCGATGGCGACACCAGCACCAATGACCTCGCCCTCGTCCTCGCCAACGGAGCGTCAGGGGTGGCCCCCGACTCGGACGAGACCCTCGAACGGGCACTCGAAGTCGTTTGCTGCGAACTCGCCAAGAAGATCGCGGCTGACGGCGAGGGCGCTACGAAGCTCGTGACGATCCGAGTTACCGGCGCGCAGGGCCCAGCGCGAACGATCGCCAAGACCATCGCCGAATCGCCTCTCGTCAAGACGGCGCTCTTTGGCAACGACCCGAACTGGGGGCGAATCCTCGCCGCCGCGGGCCGTTCGGGGGAGCCGATCGACGCGAACAAGGCATCCGTTTGGATCGGCCCGCACCTCCTCTTTGCCCAAGGCGTGCCCGTTCCTTTCGACAAGGACGCGGTCAGCGAGTCGATGAAGGCTAAGGAAGTCGAAGTCTCGTTGGACCTCGGAAACCCCGCAGGGCACGCAGCGACCGTTTGGACCTGCGACTTCTCCTACGACTACGTTCGAATCAACGCCGAGTACACGACATGA
- a CDS encoding N-acetyl-gamma-glutamyl-phosphate reductase, producing the protein MSNVTPRIGILGAAGYAAGEICRLLAPSSSVEITYLASDSHAGKSAHAAFPGLRSRLPDFESLNVGRAIEACDFLFLAQSNGVAMRLAREFVAAGKKLVDVSADFRLKDPAAYPEWYGLEHSAPDLLAEAVYGLTELRRDEVRSARIVANPGCYPTASILGLAPLVRRGWIELDSIVIDAKSGVSGAGRSKMETGYLFSEANESVRAYGVAGSHRHTPEIEQAISDLAGSAVRVTFTPHLIPMTRGILSTIVVTPRSGVDEPSLRAAFEDDYDSEPFVRFYPPEEFPSTKATLGANACHIGLGWDRRTGRVTLISALDNLVKGAAGQAIQNMNLMLGLPETHALEGQGLWP; encoded by the coding sequence ATGTCTAACGTCACTCCAAGAATCGGGATTCTCGGCGCTGCCGGATATGCTGCAGGAGAAATCTGCCGCCTCCTTGCGCCCTCGTCGTCGGTCGAGATCACCTACCTTGCTTCTGATTCCCACGCCGGCAAATCGGCTCACGCGGCTTTCCCCGGTCTGCGGTCGCGCCTGCCCGACTTCGAGTCTTTGAACGTCGGACGGGCCATCGAAGCGTGCGACTTCCTGTTCCTCGCACAGTCGAATGGCGTCGCAATGAGGCTGGCCCGCGAATTCGTTGCCGCTGGAAAGAAGCTCGTCGACGTTTCGGCGGACTTTCGTCTCAAGGACCCCGCGGCCTATCCCGAGTGGTACGGGCTGGAGCATTCGGCGCCGGACCTGCTCGCCGAAGCGGTCTACGGACTTACCGAACTGCGACGCGACGAGGTCCGATCTGCCCGGATCGTAGCGAACCCAGGCTGCTACCCAACGGCGTCGATTCTTGGGCTTGCGCCCTTGGTGAGGCGAGGCTGGATTGAGCTGGATTCGATCGTGATCGACGCCAAGTCGGGCGTTTCGGGGGCGGGGAGGTCGAAGATGGAAACCGGCTATCTCTTTTCCGAAGCCAATGAAAGCGTTCGGGCCTATGGGGTCGCGGGAAGTCACCGCCACACGCCTGAAATCGAGCAAGCGATTTCGGACCTCGCGGGAAGTGCAGTCCGGGTGACCTTCACGCCGCACCTTATCCCCATGACGCGCGGAATCCTGAGCACGATCGTGGTGACCCCTCGAAGCGGCGTCGACGAGCCCTCATTGCGAGCGGCCTTCGAAGACGACTACGATTCGGAGCCTTTCGTGCGGTTCTACCCGCCCGAGGAGTTTCCTTCGACCAAAGCGACGCTCGGCGCGAACGCCTGTCACATCGGCTTGGGCTGGGATCGCCGCACCGGGCGGGTGACTCTCATTTCCGCCCTCGACAACCTCGTGAAGGGCGCCGCAGGGCAGGCGATCCAGAACATGAACTTGATGCTGGGGCTGCCGGAGACTCACGCGCTCGAAGGGCAGGGATTATGGCCGTGA
- a CDS encoding glycerol-3-phosphate dehydrogenase has product MRVAVIGAGSWGTALAILLARKGASVGLFGRNTADLATIRDLRENRHYLPGFSVPEGVEPITGPGELGEVDLWVIAVPSPGIRWAASLIPENPSKVVVASKGLDGAGRLLGDVLSEVRPAAKLAALSGPNLAIEIVRGIPTAAVSASEDDEVAEYVRDAFIGPSYRVYLSNDRVGVELAGALKNVLAIAAGISDGLGFGDNTKGALLARGLHEMTSLGLAMGSRVETFMGIAGVGDLFATAASTLSRNYRVGRAIGEGAPLLEALDRVGQVAEGVGTAEAAGKLASRHGIAMPVFEATRAVIHGQVGAAEAVGQLMERLPKREGFLRCP; this is encoded by the coding sequence ATGCGTGTGGCGGTCATCGGGGCGGGTAGTTGGGGCACAGCCCTGGCGATCCTCCTTGCCCGAAAAGGCGCGAGCGTCGGGCTGTTCGGACGCAACACCGCGGATTTGGCGACGATCCGGGACCTCCGCGAGAACCGGCACTACCTTCCCGGCTTTTCGGTTCCGGAAGGCGTCGAACCGATCACCGGCCCCGGCGAGCTAGGCGAAGTCGATCTGTGGGTGATCGCCGTGCCGTCCCCGGGGATTCGCTGGGCGGCGTCGCTGATCCCAGAGAATCCCTCGAAAGTGGTCGTGGCTTCGAAGGGTCTCGACGGCGCGGGCAGGTTGCTTGGAGACGTTCTCTCCGAAGTGAGGCCCGCAGCAAAGCTCGCCGCTCTTTCGGGTCCCAACCTTGCGATCGAGATCGTTCGGGGGATACCCACGGCGGCGGTCTCGGCCTCGGAGGACGACGAGGTGGCGGAGTACGTTCGCGATGCCTTCATCGGGCCGAGTTATCGCGTGTACCTCAGCAACGATAGGGTCGGCGTCGAGCTCGCGGGCGCGTTGAAGAATGTTCTCGCGATCGCAGCCGGAATCTCCGACGGGCTCGGTTTCGGCGACAACACCAAAGGCGCGCTCCTCGCTCGCGGCCTGCACGAGATGACCTCGCTGGGCCTCGCGATGGGTTCAAGGGTGGAGACGTTTATGGGGATCGCGGGGGTCGGAGACCTCTTCGCGACCGCCGCAAGCACGCTGAGCCGCAATTACCGGGTCGGAAGGGCCATCGGCGAGGGCGCGCCTCTCCTCGAGGCTCTCGACCGCGTGGGGCAAGTCGCAGAAGGCGTCGGAACCGCGGAGGCCGCCGGTAAACTGGCCTCTCGGCACGGCATCGCCATGCCCGTCTTTGAGGCCACACGAGCAGTGATTCACGGGCAAGTCGGGGCCGCGGAGGCGGTGGGGCAACTCATGGAGCGACTGCCTAAGCGAGAGGGTTTCCTGCGCTGTCCCTGA
- a CDS encoding type I secretion outer membrane protein, TolC family — MKRLTLLLFLLPSWSFAQLALSEAERLARELNPIMAAANADVEAAKARAAKLTSPYRPMVDLMLYGGRTEGIAMDVGSGLEMFRGSGSGMNAMLSWKLFSGGQDATARRIGQSEIARAQARFGIAWLDLQLEVRTEFAEALRLQDEVKAVEASLESAEEIERVTRALFEAGKLPEAFVYGAAADRAKFEGLLATTRAELEGAYARIVACCGAELIGGSVGDWDVPMEVPESLEAAVEWAYSHSPEVEVLEREAEELRDRARQVEQSGLPQLTAFGVRDQIFSGTSMDARTGSQVGLTLSFPLIDGSMRRNESAEMKRMGIEADARVAAMKNTLRAEVSAEWAKWTASAALLESANARVAAADEAYRIAKLRYEEGKTIRAELSTALADQQEARVDLAKAHSYRHVSWARLRYVMGG, encoded by the coding sequence ATGAAACGACTGACGCTCCTCTTGTTCTTGCTGCCTTCGTGGTCCTTTGCCCAGCTTGCGCTGAGCGAGGCCGAACGCCTAGCGCGAGAACTCAATCCAATCATGGCGGCGGCGAACGCCGACGTCGAAGCGGCAAAGGCGAGGGCGGCCAAGCTCACCTCGCCCTACCGCCCGATGGTCGATCTCATGCTGTATGGAGGCAGGACGGAAGGGATTGCGATGGACGTGGGTTCGGGGCTCGAGATGTTCCGAGGATCGGGCTCAGGCATGAATGCCATGCTTTCGTGGAAGCTGTTCTCTGGCGGGCAAGACGCCACGGCGAGGCGGATCGGCCAGAGCGAGATCGCCCGGGCTCAAGCGCGGTTTGGAATCGCCTGGCTCGACCTCCAACTCGAGGTGCGGACCGAATTCGCCGAGGCGCTACGGCTGCAAGACGAGGTCAAAGCTGTCGAAGCTTCGCTAGAGTCCGCAGAAGAGATTGAGCGGGTCACCCGCGCGCTCTTCGAGGCGGGCAAGCTGCCAGAGGCGTTTGTTTATGGAGCCGCTGCCGACCGCGCGAAGTTCGAAGGGCTTCTGGCGACTACGCGCGCCGAACTCGAAGGCGCTTACGCGCGGATCGTAGCCTGTTGCGGCGCGGAGTTGATCGGTGGAAGCGTGGGCGACTGGGATGTGCCGATGGAGGTTCCCGAGAGCTTGGAAGCGGCGGTCGAATGGGCCTACTCTCATTCGCCCGAGGTCGAAGTCTTGGAGCGAGAAGCCGAGGAACTTCGAGACCGCGCCCGCCAAGTCGAGCAGAGCGGCCTGCCCCAACTCACGGCTTTCGGCGTTCGCGACCAGATCTTCTCCGGAACTTCGATGGACGCAAGGACCGGGAGCCAGGTCGGTTTGACCCTTAGTTTCCCGCTGATCGACGGTTCGATGCGAAGGAACGAATCCGCCGAGATGAAGCGAATGGGGATCGAGGCCGATGCGCGAGTCGCCGCGATGAAGAACACCCTTCGGGCCGAAGTCAGCGCCGAATGGGCGAAGTGGACGGCATCGGCGGCCTTGCTCGAATCAGCCAACGCGAGAGTGGCCGCGGCGGACGAGGCCTACCGGATTGCGAAGCTCCGATATGAAGAAGGCAAGACGATCCGCGCCGAGCTTTCTACGGCTCTGGCGGACCAACAAGAAGCTCGGGTCGACCTCGCCAAAGCGCACTCCTACCGCCACGTTTCCTGGGCGAGGCTTCGCTACGTGATGGGCGGCTAG